One region of Thunnus thynnus chromosome 14, fThuThy2.1, whole genome shotgun sequence genomic DNA includes:
- the zmiz1a gene encoding zinc finger MIZ domain-containing protein 1a isoform X4, which produces MQPSMNSMKPGLTHSDGSFPYDSVPWQQNTNQPPGSLSVVTTVWGVTNTSQSQVLGNPMANNNNPMNPGGNPMASGMSASAAGLNSPQFSTQQQQFPTKGGSNQPYMQPGMYGRPGYPGGPGGYSGSYSGGPNPPPGGMGMTSHTRPPGDFAQPAAAAAAAAVAAAAATATATATATVAALQETQNKDMNQYGQMCSSFQMGPTQAYNSQFMNQPGPRGPPGGMNPASMGSAMNNPNMSGPPMGMNQARTPGMGPFGAHGQRMPQQGYPGGPRQGMPMQGMKRPYPGEASYGGQQYGPNSQFPPQQGQYPTSNASRPLPSPNYPGQRMPGQQGQGQYPPGMPMGQYYKQEPFNGQSTNFSGGGYSYSQGNGPPRPGNYPHSPVPGNPTPPMTPGSSIPPYLSPNQDVKPPFPPDMKPNMTALPPPPSNPNEELRLTFPVRDGVVLEPFRLEHNLAVSNHVFHLRPSVHQTLMWRSDLELQFKCYHHEDRQMNTNWPASVQVSVNATPLTIERGDNKTSHKPLHLKHVCQPGRNTIQITVTACCCSHLFVLQLVHRPSVRSVLQGLLKKRLLPAEHCITKIKRNFSSAAASAGNTTLNGEDGVEQTAIKVSLKCPITFRRIQLPARGHDCKHVQCFDLESYLQLNCERGTWRCPVCNKTALLEGLEVDQYMWGILNAIQNSEFEEVTIDPTCSWRPVPIKSELHIKEDPDGPLAKRFKTMSPSQMTMPNVMEMIAQLGPGPVPGPGPGPGPGPSPYPHHPGQHASGNGGDYPGAGNSYHSQGNFDFPHGNPAGGVGGGGGGGPPMNDFIHGPQLSHPPDGPGGLLSQDKPLSHGMNDAMSHPDQSHNSMQQSLHASPHPGSQTGPPLHHSGQSGPPLHHSGQSSQPPRQSQPQPQPQQPGQNSHPHSDLNFNPSSDGQMGQGAQDMPEPSLDLLPELANPDELLSYLDPPDLPANSNDDLLSLFENN; this is translated from the exons TGATGGATCCTTTCCCTATGACTCTGTCCCCTGGCAACAAAACACTAACCAGCCCCCTGGGTCATTGTCTGTGGTTACAACAGTGTGGGGCGTGACTAATACATCGCAGAGTCAG GTGCTGGGTAACCCAATGGCTAACAACAATAACCCCATGAACCCTGGGGGTAACCCTATGGCATCGGGTAtgtctgccagtgcagcagggCTCAACTCACCCCAGTTCAGTACTCAGCAGCAACAGTTCCCCACAAAAGGAGGCTCCAACCAGCCATACATGCAGCCGGGCATGTACGGCAGACCTGGCTACCCTGGAGGTCCTGGGGGATACAGCGGGAG ttattcTGGAGGCCCAAACCCCCCTCCAGGAGGTATGGGGATGACCTCCCATACACGTCCTCCTGGTGACTTCGCACAGCCAGCTGCCGCCGCTGCAGCGGCTGCTGTCGCTGCCGCCGCTGCTACAGCAACAGCCACAGCAACAGCCACCGTGGCAGCTCTGCAGGAGACTCAGAATAAAGATATGAACCAGTATGGGCAG ATGTGTTCATCGTTCCAAATGGGCCCCACTCAGGCTTACAATAGCCAGTTCATGAACCAGCCAGGCCCACGAGGCCCCCCCGGAGGCATGAATCCAGCCAGCATGGGATCAGCTATGAACAACCCTAATATGAGCGGGCCTCCCATGGGCATGAACCAGGCTCGAACCCCAGGCATGGGACCTTTTGGCGCCCATGGCCAAAGGATGCCTCAGCAAGGCTATCCCGGAGGACCTCGACAAGGCATGCCCATGCAGGGGATGAAGAGGCCATATCCTGGGGAG GCGAGCTATGGGGGCCAGCAGTACGGGCCTAACAGTCAGTTCCCACCACAGCAGGGGCAGTACCCCACATCGAATGCCTCCAGGCCGCTGCCTTCTCCTAACTATCCAGGACAGAGGATGCCAGGGCAGCAGGGCCAAGGACAATACCCACCTGGCATGCCCATGGGCCAGTACTACAAG CAAGAGCCCTTCAACGGTCAGAGCACCAACTTCTCTGGTGGTGGATACTCCTACAGCCAAGGAAATGGG CCCCCCAGGCCCGGTAACTACCCTCACTCTCCGGTCCCTGGAAACCCCACACCCCCTATGACCCCAGGAAGTAGTATTCCACCGTACCTTTCGCCAAACCAGGATGTGAAGCCCCCATTTCCACCCGACATGAAACCAAATATGACAGCACTTCCGCCCCCTCCAT CTAACCCCAATGAGGAGCTGCGGTTGACGTTCCCAGTCAGGGACGGGGTGGTGCTGGAGCCGTTCCGTCTGGAACACAACCTGGCTGTCAGTAACCACGTCTTCCACCTTCGACCGTCCGTCCACCAGACCCTCATGTGGAG GTCAGACCTTGAGCTGCAGTTTAAGTGCTACCACCACGAAGACAGGCAGATGAACACCAACTGGCCCGCCTCCGTCCAGGTCAGCGTCAACGCCACACCCCTCACCATCGAGAGGGGGGACAACAAAACCTCCCACAAACCCTTGCACCTGAAGCACGTCTGCCAACCGGGGAGAAACACCATCCAGATAACGGTCACTGCCTGCTGTTGT TCCCAcctgtttgtgctgcagctggTCCACAGGCCATCTGTGCGATCCGTCCTCCAGGGGCTCCTAAAGAAGAGACTCCTTCCTGCAGAACACTGCATCACCAAGA TTAAGAGGAACTTCAGCAGCGCAGCAGCCTCGGCAGGCAACACCACTCTTAATGGGGAAGACGGCGTGGAGCAGACAGCCATTAAAGTATCGCTGAAATGTCCCATTACCTTCCGGCGCATCCAGCTACCCGCACGAGGGCATGACTGCAAACATGTCCAG TGCTTTGATCTGGAGTCCTACTTGCAGCTCAACTGTGAGAGGGGGACATGGAGGTGTCCTGTATGCAA taAAACGGCATTATTAGAAGGTCTGGAGGTGGACCAGTACATGTGGGGAATTCTAAACGCCATCCAAAA TTCAGAGTTTGAGGAGGTCACTATAGACCCTACATGTAGCTGGCGACCTGTCCCCATTAAGTCTGAGCTACACATCAAAGAGGACCCTGATGGACCACTTGCCAAGCGCTTTAAGACCATGAGCCCCAGTCAGATGACCATGCCCAATGTGATGGAGATGATTGCCCAGCTAGGGCCCGGCCCTGTTCCAGGACCTGGTCCGGGGCCAGGACCAGGCCCCAGCCCCTACCCCCATCACCCAGGTCAACATGCTAGTGGCAACGGGGGAGATTACCCAGGAGCAG GCAATAGTTACCACAGCCAAGGGAACTTTGACTTCCCTCACGGGAACCCCGCTGGTGGAGTTGGAGGAGGCGGTGGAGGAGGTCCCCCCATGAATGACTTCATCCATGGCCCCCAGCTCTCCCACCCCCCAGATGGACCTGGTGGTCTTCTTTCTCAAGACAAGCCCCTCAGTCACGGCATGAATGACGCA ATGTCCCATCCCGATCAGTCACATAACTCCATGCAGCAGAGCTTGCATGCGTCTCCCCACCCTGGCAGCCAAACAGGGCCGCCCTTGCATCACAGTGGCCAGTCAGGGCCACCCTTGCATCACAGCGGCCAATCATCGCAGCCGCCTCGCCAGTCGCAGCCTCAGCCGCAGCCTCAGCAGCCTGGGCAGAACAGTCACCCCCACAGCGATCTGAACTTTAACCCCTCCTCAGATGGGCAGATGGGTCAGGGAGCCCAGGATATGCCTGAACCCTCCCTGGAT CTGCTTCCAGAGCTGGCCAACCCAGACGAGTTACTATCATACCTGGATCCCCCCGACCTTCCCGCCAACAGCAACGACgaccttctctccctcttcgAGAACAACTAG
- the ppifa gene encoding peptidylprolyl isomerase Fa: MYQVKNRMRYSPLGIAAARLLSSGPAVNPVVFLDIEADKEPLGRIIIELNADKVPKTVENFRALCTGEHGFGYKGCVFHRVIPEFMCQGGDITKHNGTGGKSIYGKTFKDENFKLKHTGAGTLSMANSGPNTNGSQFFISTTKTEWLDGKHVVFGQVKEGMDIVTKMESFGLHDGGVIKKIVITDCGEIK, from the exons ATGTATCAGGTTAAAAACCGCATGAGATACAGCCCGCTGGGCATCGCCGCTGCCAGGCTGCTGTCCTCCGGTCCCGCCGTGAACCCGGTCGTGTTTCTGGACATCGAGGCCGACAAAGAGCCTCTTGGAAGAATAATCATCGag TTGAATGCAGataaagtgccaaaaactgtaG AAAACTTCAGAGCACTGTGTACCGGGGAGCATGGCTTTGGATATAAAGGATGTGTGTTTCACAGGGTCATACCTGAGTTCATGTGTCAG GGGGGAGATATCACCAAACACAACGGCACAGGAGGGAAGTCTATATATGGCAAAACCTTCAAAGatgaaaactttaaattaaaacacactggaGCAG GAACCCTTTCAATGGCTAATTCAGGGCCAAACACCAACGGCTCGCAGTTCTTTATCAGCACGACTAAGACCGAATG GCTTGATGGTAAACACGTGGTGTTCGGGCAGGTGAAAGAAGGGATGGACATTGTCACCAAGATGGAATCCTTTGGTTTACACGACGGCGGTGTGATCAAGAAAATTGTCATAACTGACTGCGGGGAAATCAAATAA